A region of Sulfuricella denitrificans skB26 DNA encodes the following proteins:
- a CDS encoding type II toxin-antitoxin system Phd/YefM family antitoxin, whose product MQAWQLQEAKARLSEVIQKAINEGPQDISLRGRPAAMILSHADYEMLTRPKPSFTAFLRDSPLHGVELEWEPDTALTREVGR is encoded by the coding sequence ATGCAGGCATGGCAACTGCAAGAAGCGAAAGCCCGCTTGAGCGAGGTAATTCAGAAAGCGATTAACGAAGGGCCGCAGGACATCTCCCTGCGGGGGCGCCCGGCGGCGATGATCCTTTCTCATGCCGATTATGAGATGCTAACCCGACCCAAGCCTTCCTTCACCGCCTTTCTGCGCGACTCCCCCCTGCACGGCGTTGAACTCGAATGGGAGCCGGACACCGCCCTCACCCGCGAGGTTGGACGATGA